Genomic DNA from Natronocella acetinitrilica:
GGCGCCCCCACGTTGGCCTCGACCTTGAACTCGCGCTTCATGCGGTCAACGATGATCTCTAGGTGCAACTCACCCATACCGGAGATGATGGTCTGGCCCGACTCCTCGTCGGTGCGTACGCGGAAGGACGGATCCTCCTGCGCGAGCTTGCCCAGCGCCATACCCATCTTTTCCTGGTCGGCCTTGGACTTGGGCTCTACGGCGACCGAGATCACCGGCTCGGGGAATTCCATCCGCTCCAGGGTGACCTTCTGCTCGTTGCTGCACAGGGTGTCACCGGTGGTGACATCCTTCAGACCCACGGCAGCGGCGATGTCACCGGCGCGGACTTCCTTGATTTCCTGACGGTCGTTGGAGTGCATCTGGACCATTCGGCCGACGCGCTCCTTCTTGCCCTTCACCGGATTGAAGATGCTGTCACCGGAACTGATGACCCCGGAGTAGACACGGAAGAAGGTCAGCGTACCCACATACGGGTCGGTGGCGATCTTGAATGCCAGAGCAGAGAACGGCTCTTCGTCATCCGGATGCCGCTCGGCCTCACTGCCGTCTTCCAGCTCGCCCTTGATGGCGGGCACGTCGACGGGGCTCGGCATGTACTCGATCACCGCGTCCAGCAACGCCTGCACGCCCTTGTTCTTGAAAGCGGTGCCACAGATTACCGGAACGATTTCATTGGCCAGGGTGCGTGAACGCAGGCCGCGCTTGATCTCGTCGTTGGTGAGCTCACCGTTCTCGAGATACTTCTCCATGAGCTCGTCGTCGCCTTCGGCAGCGGCTTCGATCATCTCTTCGCGCATCTCGGCGGCGCGCTCCTGGAGCTCTTCGGGAATGTCGCGGGCATCGTAGGTCATGCCTGCGTCTTCCATGTTCCAGTAGATGGCCTTCATGCGAACCAGGTCGACGAGCCCTTCAAACTCATCCTCGGCACCGATGGGCATCTGGATCGGAACAGCGATGCAGCCCAGCCGCTTGCGCATCATGTCGACGCAGCGATAGAAGTCGGCACCCATCTTGTCCATCTTGTTGACGAACACCATGCGCGGCACGCCATACTTGTTGGCCTGACGCCACACGGTTTCGGTCTGCGGCTCAACGCCGGCATTGGCATCAAGCACGCACACAGCGCCGTCGAGCACACGCAGAGAGCGTTCGACTTCGATGGTGAAGTCAACGTGCCCGGGGGTATCAATGATGTTGATACGCGTTTCCGGGTACTGCTGATCCATACCGCGCCAGAACGTGGTGGTCGCAGCAGAGGTGATGGTGATACCACGCTCCTGCTCCTGCTCCATCCAGTCCATCACGGCCGCGCCGTCATGCACCTCACCCATCTTGTGGGAGACGCCCGTGTAGAACAGGATGCGCTCGGTCGTGGTGGTCTTACCGGCATCGATGTGGGCCATGATACCGATATTGCGATAGCGCTCTATTGGGGTCTTGCGTGCCACGGCGAAATACCTTGATTGCGTTTACCAGCGATAATGAGAGAAGGCCTTGTTGGCCTCCGCCATACGGTGCGTGTCTTCACGCTTCTTCACGGCGGTGCCGCGATTCTCGGCAGCTTCCCTCGCCTCGGAGCCCAGCCGTTGCGCCATGGTCTTCTCGCTACGCTTGCGGGAAGCCTCGATCAACCAGCGCATGGCCAGGGTGTTGCGCCGCTCCGGACGCACCTCGACCGGCACCTGGTAGGTGGCGCCACCGACACGGCGGGATTTCACCTCGACCGTCGGGCGCACATTGTCCAGGGCGGTCTCCAGTGTCTCCACCGGATCCTCGACACCCTTGGCCTTCATGTGATCCAGAGCGTCATAGACGATCTTCTCGGCCACGGACTTCTTGCCGTCCTGCATCAGCATGTTGACGAATTTCGCCAGCAGCTCACTCCCGAACTTGGGATCCGGCAAAATCTTTCGTTTCGGTACTTCTCTTCTTCTCGGCATGTGTCTACCCGAAGTGTGTCAGTTTGAGGCGCTGTGAGCCGCCCGCTGTATCAGCCCTTGGGCCGCTTCGTGCCGTACTTGGAACGCGCCTGCTTCCGGCCGTCGACACCAGCGGTGTCAAGTGAGCCGCGCACGGTGTGATAACGCACACCCGGCAAGTCCTTTACACGACCGCCGCGAATGAGAACCACCGAGTGTTCCTGCAGGTTATGACCTTCACCACCGATATAGGAGGAGACTTCATAGCCGTTGGTCAGCCGTACACGGGCGACCTTACGCAGGGCCGAGTTCGGCTTCTTCGGCGTGGTGGTGTAGACGCGTGTGCAGACGCCGCGCTTCTGAGGGCTCGCCTCGAGCGCCGGGACGTTGCTTTTCTCCGGTTTACTACGCCGACCCTTGCGGACCAACTGGTTAACTGTAGCCATTGAAACGCTCACTCCAGACAGTAAACAAACGACAGGCCGAACGCGCCGGCCTGTCGAAGGTGCGCAATTGTAGGCGCGTGCATGGGCAGTGTCAACCGAAGTCCACGGCTGGCGCGGGGTTGCGGCAAATGGCGTAGGGCGCGGTAGCCCGGCGGGTGTGACGCGCCGTGCCGACGTTGCGTTGGTGGGGGTGATGGCCAGCGCCGATGCGGTGCGTTACGCGCTGCGCGCTAACACACCCTACAGCGGGCACGTCCTCACGTAGGGTGTGTTAGGCCGAAGGCCGTAACGCACCGCGACGGCGGTCATTTGTTTGCCGGCCCCACACCCAATGCACAAACCGCGGTCCGTTGCGCCGCTCATGGACCGCGGTTCCCCTATTACTCACGTAGGGTGCGTTAGGCCGAAGGCCGTAACGCACCGCAAATAAAGAGACCGGCCAAACGGCCGGTCTCTTTATAAGGTGCCTTGGCAACAAAGAGAGCCGAACCTAGCTCTCGTCTCCGTCGCCACCCGCCTCGTTACCGGCGAACTCAGACGCCAGCTCCGCTTCGGCAGCGGCCTTGGATGTCGGCAACTCCATGGGACGCCGCAGACGACGACGCTCTTCGTGGTAGGCAAAACCGGTACCTGCCGGAATCAACCGACCCACGATGACGTTTTCCTTCAGGCCGCGCAGGTCGTCCTTGGCGCCGCGTACCGATGCCTCGGTCAACACCCGGGTGGTCTCCTGGAAGGAGGCCGCCGAGATGAACGACTCGGTGGACAGCGAAGCCTTGGTGATGCCGAGCAGCACCGGATTGAACTGGATCGCCGCCTTGTCACGGGCATTGAGGATGTCGTTCTCGTCCAGCACCTTGGCACGATCCATCTGCTCGCCCTTCAGCACCGTGCTGTCGCCGGCGTCGCTGATCTCGACCTTGCGCAGCATCTGGCGAATGATCACCTCGATGTGCTTGTCGTTGATCTTCACGCCCTGCAGCCGGTAGACGTCCTGGATCTCCTTGACCACGTACGACGCCAGGGCAGGTACGCCAAGCAGCCGCAGGATGTCGTGGGGGTTCGGCTCGCCGTCGGCGATGACCTCACCCTTCTCCACGTGCTCACCCTCGAACACGTTGACCGTGCGCCACTTGGGAATCAGCTCCTCGTAGTTGTCGCCTTCCTTCGGCGTAATCACGAGACGCTGCTTGCCCTTGGTTTCCTTGCCGAAGGACACGGTACCGGAGATCTCGGCCAGGATGGCCGGCTCTTTCGGCTTGCGCGCTTCGAACAGGTCGGCCACCCGGGGCAGACCACCGGTGATGTCGCGGGTCTTGGACGACTCCTGCGGAATACGGGCCAGCACGTCACCCACGTCCACATCAGCGTTGTCGTCAGCACTGATGATGGCACCTGCCGGCAGATAGTACTGCGCCGGAATGTCGGTGCCCGGGATCATGATGTCCTTGCCGTCTTCGTCCACCAGCTTGAACATCGGCCGCATGTCCTTGGCGGCGACCTTGTGCTCGGCACCTGGCAGCTGGCTGGTGTGCTCCGAACCACCGCGGGACTTGGGATCGGTCACCTCAAGACTCGACAGGCCGGTGATCTCGTCCACCTGACGGGTCACCGTCACGCCGTCGACAAAGTCGAAGAAGCGCAGCCGGCCCTTCACCTCGGTGATAATCGGGTGGGTGTGCGGATCCCAGTTGGCGACGATCTGCCCGGCGCTCACGGCCTCGCCGTCAGCAGCGGTGATGGTCGCACCGTAGGGCACCTTGTAGCGCTCACGCTCACGGCCCTGCTCGTCCATCACCGTGATCTCACCGGAGCGGGAGACGGCGACGAAGTTGCCGGTGTGATGCTTGATCAACTTGATGTTGTGCATCCGCACCTTGCCGGCAGACTTCACTTCCACGTTGGAGACGGCGGCGGCACGGGATGCCGCACCCCCGATGTGGAAGGTCCGCATGGTGAGCTGGGTACCCGGCTCACCGATGGACTGCGCCGCGATGACGCCCACGGCCTCGCCGATGTTCACGCCATGGCCACGGGCCAGGTCACGGCCGTAGCACTTGGCGCAGACACCATGCCGGGTGTCACAGGTGATCGGCGAGCGCACCAGCACTTCGTCGATACCCATGGCTTCGAGCATGTCCACCAGGCGCTCGTCGAGCAGCGTGCCGGTGGGGATCGCCACATCCTGGGTTTCCGGATCGAGAATATCCCGGCAAACCACGCGACCCAGCACCCGCTCGCGCAGGGGCTCGACCACGTCGCCACCCTCGATGATGGGCGCCATGTAGACACCGTTGTCGGTGCCGCAATCCTGCTCGGTGACAACCAGATCCTGGGCCACGTCCACCAGACGGCGGGTCAGGTAACCGGAGTTGGCCGTCTTCAACGCCGTATCCGCGAGACCCTTACGGGCACCGTGGGTGGAGATGAAGTACTGCAGCACGTTCAGGCCTTCACGGAAGTTGGCCGTGATGGGCGTCTCGATGATGGAGCCGTCCGGCTTGGCCATCAGGCCACGCATGCCGGAGAGCTGACGAATCTGGGCGGGTGAACCACGCGCCCCGGAGTCGGCCATCATGAAGATGGAGTTGAAGCTGGTCTGGCGAGCTTCCTTGCCCTCGGCGTCGATCACCGCCTCGGTGCCAAGCTTCTCCATCATGGCCTTGGCCACCTGATCGTTGGTACGCGACCAGATGTCCACCACCTTGTTGTAGCGCTCACCGTTGGTCACCAGACCGGAAGCGTACTGCTCCTCGATGTCCTTCACCTCTTCCTCGGCAAGCTTGAGGATGCCTTCCTTCTCCTCGGGGATGGTCATGTCGTTCACGCCGATGGACACCGCACCCCGTGTGGAGAACGCGAAGCCCATGTACATGAGCTGGTCAGCAAAGATGACCGTGGCCTTCAGCCCCACCCGCCGATAACAGGCGTTGATGGTGGCGGAAATGGCCTTCTTGTTCATGTCGCGATTGACCAGGGCAAACGGCAGCCCCTCAGGCACGATGCGGTAGATCAGCGCACGACCCACGGTGGTTTCGCGCAGACCGGAATGCTCGCTGAGGTTGCCTTCCTCGTCGATGATCTTCTCGTGGATACGGACCTTCACCCGGGCCTGCAGGTCCACGGTACGGGTGTCGTAGGCACGATGCACTTCATCGAGATCGGTAAACGCCATGCCCTCACCGCGGGCATTGATGCGCTCGCGGCTCATGTAGTAGAGACCAAGCACCACGTCCTGGGACGGCACGATGATGGGCTCACCACTGGCCGGCGACAGGATGTTGTTGGTGCTCATCATCAGCGCACGGGCTTCGAGCTGGGCTTCCAGTGCCAGCGGTACGTGCACCGCCATCTGGTCACCGTCGAAGTCGGCGTTGAAGGCGGTACAGACCAGCGGATGCAGCTGGATTGCCTTGCCTTCGATCAGCACCGGTTCGAACGCCTGGATACCCAGGCGGTGCAGGGTCGGCGCCCGGTTCAGCATCACCGGATGCTCGCGGATCACGTCCTCGAGAATATCCCAGACTTCCGGGGTCTCGCGCTCCACCATCTTCTTCGCCGCCTTGATGGTGGTGGCAAGCCCAAGCCGCTGCAGCTTGGAGAAGATGAACGGCTTGAACAGCTCAAGCGCCATGCGCTTGGGCAGGCCGCACTGGTGCAGACGCAGGGTCGGGCCCACCACGATCACGGAGCGACCGGAGTAGTCCACGCGCTTGCCGAGCAGGTTCTGCCGGAAACGGCCCTGCTTGCCCTTGATCATGTCGGCCAGGGACTTCAGCGGGCGCTTGTTGGTGCCGGTGATGGCACGGCCACGGCGGCCGTTGTCCAACAGCGCATCCACGGATTCCTGCAGCATGCGCTTTTCGTTGCGCACGATGATGTCCGGCGCCGCCAGTTCCAGCAGCCGCTTCAGGCGGTTGTTGCGGTTGATCACGCGCCGGTAGAGATCGTTGAGATCACTGGTGGCGAAACGGCCACCATCCAGCGGCACCAGCGGCCGCAGATCCGGCGGCAGCACCGGCAGCACGGTGAGGATCATCCACTCCGGCTTGTTGCCGGACTCGAGGAACGCCTCGATGATCTTCAGCCGCTTGGACAGCCGCTTGATCTTGGTGTCGGAGTTGGTGGCGTTCAGTTCCTCGCGGAGCTTTTCCTGCTCCTCGGCAAGGTCGACGCTCTTCAGCAGCTCCATGACGGCCTCGGCACCCATGCGGGCGTCGAACTCGTCACCGTACTGTTCCACCGCGTCCAGGTAGCCCTCGTCGGTGAGCAACTGGCCACGCTCAAGCGGCGTCATGCCCGGATCGATGACCACGAAGGCCTCGAAATAGAGAATGCGCTCGATGTCCCGCAGGGTCATGTCCAGCAGCAGGCCGATGCGCGAGGGCAGCGACTTCAGGTACCAGATGTGGGCCACCGGGCTCGCCAGGTCGATATGGCCCATGCGCTCACGGCGCACCTTCGCCAGCGTCACCTCCACGCCGCACTTTTCGCAGACCACGCCGCGATGCTTGAGGCGCTTGTACTTGCCGCACAGGCACTCGTAGTCCTTTACCGGGCCAAAGATCTTGGCGCAGAAAAGCCCGTCACGCTCCGGCTTGAAGGTGCGGTAGTTGATGGTCTCCGGCTTCTTTACTTCACCGAAGGACCAGGAGCGGATCATTTCCGGCGAGGCCAGGCGAATCCGAATACCATCGAAATCGTCCAGCTGGGCACCGGGCTGCTTGAAGAGGTTCAATAGATCTTTCATAACTGTTCGTCCATCACCTGCGTTGGTGTGTGGTGGGCGCCCGCAGGCGCCCTGCCGCAGTCTCAGTGCCGTTCAGTCAATCCTGCTCCAGCTCGATGTTGATGCCGAGCGAGCGGATTTCCTTCACCAGCACGTTGAAGGATTCCGGCATGCCCGCCTTCATTTCGTGGTTGCCGTCGACAATGTTCTTGTACATCTGCGTTCGGCCGTTCACGTCGTCGGATTTCACCGTCAGCATCTCCTGCAGGGTATAGGCAGCGCCGTAGGCTTCCAGCGCCCACACTTCCATTTCACCGAAGCGCTGACCACCAAACTGCGCCTTGCCGCCCAGCGGTTGCTGGGTAACCAGCGAGTACGGGCCGGTGGAACGCGCGTGGACCTTGTCGTCCACCAGGTGGTTGAGTTTCAGCATGTACATGTAGCCGATGGTCACCGGGCGATCGAAGGAATCACCCGTGCGTCCGTCGAACAGTGTGGTCTGACCGGCCTCCGGCAGCTTGGCCAGGCGCAGCATGTACTTGATCTCTTCCTCGTTGGCACCGTCGAACACCGGCGTGGCCATGGGCACGCCGCCTTCCAGGTTGCTGCAGAGGTTGACGATCTCGTCGTCGCTGAGGCTTGCCAGATCCACCGCCTGACCGCTGTGGTTGTAGATGGCGTCAAGCCGCTGGCGCAGGTCATCGACCTTGGCCTTGGCTTCGAGCATCTCGCCCAGCTGTCGCCCAAGCTCCTTCGCGGCCCAGCCCAGGTGGGTTTCAAGCACCTGCCCCACGTTCATGCGGGAGGGCACACCCAGCGGGTTCAGCACCACGTCCACGGGGCGACCATCGGCGGTAAACGGCATGTCTTCCTGGGGCACGATCATGGAGATCACGCCCTTGTTGCCATGACGCCCGGCCATCTTGTCACCGGCCTGGATGCGGCGCTTCACGGCCAGGTAGACCTTGACCATCTTCAGCACGCCCGGCGCGAGGTCATCGCCCTGGGTAATCTTGCCCTTCTTCTCCTGGAAGTGGGCCTCGAAGGCTTCGACCTGCTCCTTCAACTGGCGCTGGGTACGCTCCAGCAGCTCGTTGGCAGATTCGTCCTTCATGCGGATCTCGAACCACTTGTTGCGATCGAGATTCTCCAGATATTTCTCCGTCACCTTGGTGCCGGACTTCAGGCCGCCGGGGCCGCCTTCGGCGACCTCACCGACAATTGCCTGCTGTACGCGGGCAAAGGCGTCGTCCTCGAAGATGCGGTACTGATCGTCCAGATCCTTGCGGATCTTGGTCAGCGCCTCACGCTCGATGGACAGGGCACGAGAGTCTTTCTCGACGCCGTCACGGGTGAACACCTGCACGTCGATGACGGTACCGTCCATGCCGGAAGGCACCCGCAGGGAGGTGTCCTTCACGTCGGAGGCCTTCTCACCGAAGATCGCACGCAGCAGCTTCTCTTCCGGGGTGAGCTGGCTTTCGCCCTTCGGCGTGACCTTGCCCACCAGGATGTCGCCGGCGTTCACCTCGGCACCGATGTACACAATGCCCGCCTCGTCCAGCTTGGAGAGCGCGCTCTCACCCACGTTGGGGATATCGGCGGTGATCTCCTCCGGCCCCAGCTTGGTGTCACGGGCAACCGCGGTCATCTCCTCGATGTGGATGGTGGTGTAGCGATCTTCCTGCACCACGCGCTCGGAGATGAGGATGGAGTCCTCGAAGTTGTAGCCGTTCCAGGGCATGAAGGCGACCAGCATGTTCTGGCCCAGGGCCAGCTCGCCGCGATCGGTGCTCGGACCATCGGCCAGCACGTCGCCCCGCGCCACATGATCACCCACGCCCACCAGGGATTTCTGGTTGATGCAGGTGTTCTGGTTCGAACGGGTGTACTTGGTCAGGTTGTAGATGTCGACACCGGGCTCGCCGGGGTTGGTCTCGTTGTCGTTGACACGAATAACCACCCGCGCCGCATCGACGGATTCCACAGTGCCGCCTCGACGGGCAACCACGGTGACACCGGAGTCGATGGCCACGGCCCGCTCCATGCCGGTACCCACCAGGGGCTTCTCGGCACGCAGGGTCGGCACCGCCTGGCGCTGCATGTTCGAACCCATGAGCGCACGGTTGGCGTCATCGTGCTCGAGGAACGGCACCAGCGCCGCCGCCACGGACACGGTCTGTTTCGGCGACACATCCATGTACTGGATCTTGTCCGGTGTGGACATGCCGAATTCGTTCTGGTGACGGATGGAAATCAGGTCATCCGCCAGCCGCTTGTTCTCATCAACCCGGGCGTTGGCCTGGGCGATGATGTAGCGGGACTCCTCGATGGCCGAGAGGTAATCCACCTCGTCGGTTACGACGCCGTCCACCACCCGGCGATACGGCGTCTCGAGGAAGCCATAGCGGTTGGTGCGGGCGTAGCAGGCCAGCGAGTTGATCAGGCCGATGTTCGGGCCTTCCGGCGTCTCGATGGGGCAGACGCGACCGTAGTGCGTCGGGTGCACGTCGCGCACTTCGAAGCCGGCACGCTCGCGGGTCAGACCACCCGGGCCCAGGGCCGAAACGCGTCGCTTGTGGGTCACTTCCGACAGCGGGTTGTTCTGGTCCATGAACTGCGAGAGCTGCGAGGAACCGAAGAACTCCTTGATCGCGGCGGCCACCGGCTTGGCGTTGATCAGCTCCTGGGGCATCAGGCCCTCGCTCTCGGCGATGGACAGGCGCTCACGCACGGCGCGCTCCACCCGCACCAGGCCGACACGGAAGACGTTCTCGGCCATCTCGCCGACGCAGCGAATACGGCGGTTGCCCAGGTGATCGATGTCATCCACCGTGCCCTTGCCGTTACGGATGTCGATCAGGGTCTTGAGGACGGAAATGATGTCGTCGTTATCCAGGGTACCGGAACCGGTCACCTCTTCACGGCCGACACGCAGGTTGAACTTCATCCGGCCCACGGACGAGAGATCGTAGCGGTCAGCGCTGAAGAACAGGTTGCCGAACAGGTTCTCGGCGGCCTCCTTGGTGGGGGGCTCGCCGGGACGCATCATCCGGTAGATTTCCACCAGCGACTCGAGCTGGGTGCGGGTGGTGTCCGCCCGCAGCGTGGTGGAAACGTACGGGCCGTGGTCCAGGTCATTGATGTAGAGCGTTTCCAGCTTTTTCACGCCGGCATCGCGCATCGCCTGAATGAGATCAGGCGTCAGCTCGGTGTTCGCCTCGGCGATGATCTCGCCGGACTCCTTGTTCACCACATCGTGACCGAGCACCTTGCCCTCAAGGTAGTCCTCGGGCACTTCAAGCTTGTCCAGACCAGCCTTTTCCATCTGGCGGATGTGGCGGGCGGTGACACGCCGGCCGGATTCCACCAGCACTTCGCCGTCCACCATGATGGGGAAGGTAGCCGTTTCGCCACGCAGGCGCTCCGGCACCAGCTCCAGCACCACCTTGGTCTTGTGCAGGTTGAAGGTGTTCTTCTCGAAGAAGAGATCGAGAATCTCCTCCGGCCCGAGGCCGAGGGCGCGCAACAGCACCGTGGCCGGCAGCTTCCGGCGGCGGTCGATGCGCACGAAGATGTTGTCCTTGGGATCGAACTCGAAATCGAGCCAGGACCCACGGTAGGGAATGACCCGGGCGCTGAACAGCAGCTTGCCCGAACTGTGGGTCTTGCCCTTGTCGTGATCGAAGAACACACCGGGCGAGCGATGCAACTGGGAGACGATAACCCGCTCCGTACCGTTCACCACGAAGGTGCCGTTCTCCGTCATGAGCGGCAGTTCGCCCATGTAGACTTCTTGCTCCTTGATGTCCTTGACCGTCTTGCCGTCCTTGTCATAGATGACCAGGCGAACAAGGGCGCGCAGCGGCGCCGAGTAAGTCATGCCCCGAAGCTGACACTCCTTCACATCGAACGCAGGCGTGCCGATGCGGTAGCTCACGTACTCCAGCGCCGCGCTCCCGGAATAGCTGGAGATCGGAAACACGGACTGGAAGGCCGCATGAAGACCGGTTTCTTCCCGGCTCCCGACAGGCTTGTCCAGTTGCAGGAACTGCCGATACGAATCAAGCTGTGTAGCGAGCAGGTAGGGGACTTCCAGCAGATTGGGAATTTTGCCGAAATCCTTTCGAATGCGCTGCTTTTCGGTGAACGAGTAGGCCATCGAGGTTCCTCACCAAACGGTCGATCCAGGGCGAATGCATGTCCAAACTTCCGGGCTCGGCGTCAGCCCGAACCCGCAACTTTGAACACCACCGCAAAAGCCGGAAACGGGAAAAGGCCGGCAGCTCCACGCTGCCAGCCCAACCCGTTATCCGGACTGTCTGTCGCTGTACGCCAAGTGTTACTTGATCTCGACGGACGCGCCAGCTTCTTCCAGCTTGCCTTTGATATCGTCGGCTTCTTCCTTGGAAGCGCCTTCCTTGATCGGCGAAGGTGCACCTTCCACCAGATCCTTTGCTTCCTTCAGGCCCAGGCCAGTGATGCCGCGAACGGCCTTGATCACCGACACCTTGTTGGCACCGAAGCTGGTCATGATCACGTCGAACTCGGTCTTCTCTTCGGCAGCGGCGGCTTCACCACCAGCGGCGGCCGGCGCAGCGGCGACGGCGGCAGCGGCGGTTACGCCGAACTTCTCTTCCATTGCCTCGATGAGATCGACGATCTCCAGCACGGTCATGTTGCCGATCGTTTCGAGAATTTCGTCTTTGGAAACGGCCATTGTAACTTACTCCTGATTAATGTCGCTTGCGACCCCGCAGGGTCTCCTGCTTGCAGAATTCAGCGTCCGTGGAAGTCGGATCAGCCCGCCTGTTTGGCATCGCGCACAGCGGCCAGCGTACGAACCAGCTTGCTCGGCACCTCGTTAACCGTGGTGACGAACTTCTGGATCGGCGCACGCATGGTGCCCATGAGCATGGCGAGGGCTTCATCGCGGGTCGGCATGCTTGCCAGGCGATCGAGCTCGGTCGCCGGATACAAGGTGCCGCTCAGCGCCACCAACTTCGGAACGAGCTTGTCGTTCTGCTTCGCGAAGTCCTTCACCACACGCGCTGCAGCACTCGGCTCCTCCTGAGAGAAAGCGAGCAACAGCGGGCCGGCAAAGCCCTCGGTCATGCATTCGAAGTCGGTGCCCTCAACCGCCCGACGCGCAATGGAGTTCTTCACTACCCGAAGGTAGACCCCCTGCTTGCGCGCTTCGGAGCGCAGGCCATCCATCTGGGTCGCCGTGATGCCACGATACTCTGCAGCAACAGCAGCAAACGCCGTTTTGGCGACCGCATTGACTTCCTCGGCCATCGCCTTTTTCTGTTCCAGACTTAATGCCATTGAACTTCCTCCTGGAACCTGGCCATGACCCCCGGCACAACTGTGCCGGAGTACCCGTTGGGCAACGGTGTTGCTGTTGCCCGGTTCGGAAAATCCGGTGCGTTACGCGCTTTGCGCTAAAGCACCCTACGGGGGGGTTAGGCAAGCGCCACACCAACTTCCGAACCAACGGTCGCCTACCGCAGGAAACTCCTGCCGGGGCTGCACCGTCTGCGCTGGCCGGATCGGGTGGCGAACCACCGTTTCCGATTAAGCGGCTTGCGCCGCGCCAAGCGGTCTTTGACGGCTGCCGCTACCGACAGCCTCAAGACCCCAATCACCAATCAAAGCCGGTGATTGGTATTCGTTGCGTAGATCGGGGCATACATCCCGAACCACCGTTGTTTTCGGTGCGTTACGCCGCTTTGCGGCTAACACACCCTACGAAGCCGGATCGAAGCCCCACGTAGGGTGCGTTAGGCCAAAGGCCGTAACGCACCGCAACCCACGCCGGGCCAAAGCCACCCAACCGACGATTACGGCTTCGCCGCACCAACCGTCGCCGGATCAACGGCAACACCGGGGCCCATGGTGCTGGCCACGGTGATCTTCTTCACGTAAATGCCCTTGGCCGCCGACGGCTTGGCCTTGTTCAGGTCAACCAGCAGTGCATCCAGGTTTTCCTTCAACTTGGCCGGCTCGAAACCAACCTTGCCGATAGCACAATGAATCACGCCCGCCTTGTCGGTGCGGTACCGCACCTGACCGGCCTTGGCGTTGGTCACGGCTTCGGCCACATTTGCGGTAACGGTGCCGACCTTGGGATTCGGCATGAGACCGCGAGGGCCGAGGATCGTTCCAAGCCGGCCAACCACCGCCATGGTGTCGGGGCTTGCGATCACGACGTCGAAATTGAGCTCGCCGCCCTTCACCTTTTCCGCCAGATCTTCAAGACCGACGATATCGGCACCGGCCTCCTTGGCGGCTTCGGCATTGGCACCCTGGGCGAACACGGCAACACGCACCGTCTTGCCGGTACCGTTGGGCAGCACGGTGGAACCACGCACAACCTGGTCGGATTTGCGCGGGTCAACACCGAGGTTCACGGCCACTTCCACCGACTCGGGGAATTTCGCCGTGGGCAGATCATTCAGCAGCTGGAAGGCCTCTTCCACAGGGTAGAGCTTGCCGCGCTGCACCTTCTCTGCAAAAACCTTCTGGCGCTTGGTCAGCTTTGCCATGTCACACACCCTCCACGTCAAGGCCCATGCTCCGGGCACTGCCGGCGATGGTGCGCACGGCGGCGTCCAGGTCAGCGGCGTTGA
This window encodes:
- the rpsL gene encoding 30S ribosomal protein S12; protein product: MATVNQLVRKGRRSKPEKSNVPALEASPQKRGVCTRVYTTTPKKPNSALRKVARVRLTNGYEVSSYIGGEGHNLQEHSVVLIRGGRVKDLPGVRYHTVRGSLDTAGVDGRKQARSKYGTKRPKG
- the rpsG gene encoding 30S ribosomal protein S7, producing the protein MPRRREVPKRKILPDPKFGSELLAKFVNMLMQDGKKSVAEKIVYDALDHMKAKGVEDPVETLETALDNVRPTVEVKSRRVGGATYQVPVEVRPERRNTLAMRWLIEASRKRSEKTMAQRLGSEAREAAENRGTAVKKREDTHRMAEANKAFSHYRW
- the fusA gene encoding elongation factor G, with product MARKTPIERYRNIGIMAHIDAGKTTTTERILFYTGVSHKMGEVHDGAAVMDWMEQEQERGITITSAATTTFWRGMDQQYPETRINIIDTPGHVDFTIEVERSLRVLDGAVCVLDANAGVEPQTETVWRQANKYGVPRMVFVNKMDKMGADFYRCVDMMRKRLGCIAVPIQMPIGAEDEFEGLVDLVRMKAIYWNMEDAGMTYDARDIPEELQERAAEMREEMIEAAAEGDDELMEKYLENGELTNDEIKRGLRSRTLANEIVPVICGTAFKNKGVQALLDAVIEYMPSPVDVPAIKGELEDGSEAERHPDDEEPFSALAFKIATDPYVGTLTFFRVYSGVISSGDSIFNPVKGKKERVGRMVQMHSNDRQEIKEVRAGDIAAAVGLKDVTTGDTLCSNEQKVTLERMEFPEPVISVAVEPKSKADQEKMGMALGKLAQEDPSFRVRTDEESGQTIISGMGELHLEIIVDRMKREFKVEANVGAPQVAYRESIRKTVEQEGKFVRQSGGRGQYGHVWIRMEPQERGGGYVFENAIVGGVIPKEYIPSVDKGIKEQSENGVIAGFPVVDFKVTLYDGSYHDVDSSEMAFKIAGSMAFKEAVQKADPVILEPMMKVEVVTPEDFMGDVVGDLNRRRGLIKGMEESATGRTIRAEVPLKEMFGYATDLRSATQGRANYSMEFGHYSEAPASVAEEVKKAS